In Deferribacter autotrophicus, a single genomic region encodes these proteins:
- a CDS encoding sigma-70 family RNA polymerase sigma factor, whose protein sequence is MKRLAMASVKEVLRLRFQHGLSYRAISRALEIPKSTVSDYCTRFQITGLSIEEGLKLWLVKAYNRSGIKTCFVDFKPNMKIEFEDYVLENIEKLKHMTFDELMKHLQEKGYSVASNKLKNFWYRHFICKKIK, encoded by the coding sequence ATGAAGAGGTTAGCTATGGCATCAGTAAAAGAGGTATTACGGTTAAGATTTCAACATGGATTGTCATATCGTGCAATTAGTAGAGCTTTAGAAATTCCGAAATCAACGGTATCTGATTACTGCACCCGTTTTCAAATAACGGGATTATCGATAGAAGAAGGGTTAAAACTTTGGCTTGTAAAGGCTTATAACAGATCAGGGATAAAAACTTGTTTTGTTGATTTTAAGCCTAACATGAAAATTGAGTTTGAAGATTACGTTTTAGAAAACATAGAAAAGTTAAAACACATGACTTTTGACGAGTTAATGAAACATTTACAGGAAAAGGGCTACAGTGTAGCAAGCAATAAACTGAAGAATTTTTGGTATAGGCATTTCATTTGTAAAAAAATTAAATAA